One genomic window of Bradyrhizobium sp. CCGE-LA001 includes the following:
- the xylA gene encoding xylose isomerase: MNASAKFFEASAPVAFAGKDADNTPAFRWYDKDRLIHGRRLEDHLRFAVCYWHSLCWPGGDPFGGETFLRPWHGGTDAMAQARAKADIAFELFRLLDVPFFTFHDVDAAPEGASLAESVANLNAIADLIEQKMASARVRLLWGTANLFTHRRYMAGAATNPDPEIFTYAAGQVRAALEVTHRLGGQNYVLWGGREGYETLLNTDLKRELDQLGRFVSLVVEHKHRIGFKGPILIEPKPKEPTKHQYDFDVATCYGFLERYDLLKDVKLNIEQNHAILAGHSFHHEVALAEALGVFGSLDINRGDDLLGWDTDQFAMNVPELTLVFHEILNRGGFTSGGLNFDAKIRRQSIDPDDLIHAHVGSMDACARAFLAAADMLDAGALTAPLAKRYEGWAGPEGRAILGGQRSLADLADRALSPGFDPQPRSGRQEYLESLVNRYV, encoded by the coding sequence GTGAACGCGTCAGCCAAATTCTTCGAGGCCAGCGCACCCGTCGCCTTTGCCGGCAAGGATGCGGACAACACGCCCGCCTTCCGCTGGTACGACAAGGACCGCCTCATCCATGGCCGCCGGCTTGAGGACCATCTGCGCTTTGCGGTCTGCTATTGGCATTCCCTGTGCTGGCCGGGCGGTGATCCCTTCGGCGGGGAGACGTTCCTGCGGCCCTGGCACGGCGGCACTGATGCGATGGCGCAGGCGCGCGCCAAGGCCGATATCGCCTTCGAGCTGTTCCGCCTGCTCGACGTGCCCTTCTTCACCTTCCACGACGTCGACGCGGCGCCGGAAGGCGCATCGCTCGCCGAGTCGGTCGCCAATCTCAATGCCATCGCCGATCTGATCGAGCAGAAGATGGCCTCGGCAAGAGTGCGCCTGCTCTGGGGCACCGCCAATCTGTTCACCCATCGCCGCTACATGGCGGGCGCAGCGACCAATCCGGATCCCGAAATCTTCACCTATGCCGCCGGTCAGGTCCGCGCCGCGCTGGAGGTGACGCATCGGCTCGGCGGCCAGAACTATGTGCTGTGGGGCGGGCGCGAGGGTTACGAGACCTTGCTCAACACCGATCTCAAGCGCGAGCTCGACCAGCTCGGGCGCTTCGTCTCCCTCGTCGTCGAGCACAAGCACAGAATAGGCTTCAAAGGCCCGATCCTGATCGAACCGAAGCCAAAGGAGCCGACCAAGCACCAATATGATTTCGATGTTGCCACCTGCTACGGCTTCCTCGAACGCTATGATCTCCTAAAAGACGTCAAGCTCAACATCGAGCAGAACCATGCCATCCTGGCCGGTCATTCCTTCCATCACGAGGTTGCGCTGGCGGAGGCGCTCGGCGTGTTCGGCTCGCTCGACATCAACCGCGGCGACGATCTGCTCGGCTGGGACACTGACCAGTTCGCGATGAATGTGCCGGAACTGACGCTCGTATTTCACGAGATCCTGAATCGCGGTGGCTTCACCTCGGGCGGGCTGAATTTCGACGCCAAGATCCGCCGCCAGTCGATCGATCCCGACGACCTCATTCACGCCCATGTCGGTTCGATGGATGCCTGCGCGCGTGCCTTCCTCGCCGCGGCCGACATGCTCGACGCCGGCGCACTCACCGCGCCGCTCGCCAAGCGCTACGAGGGATGGGCAGGCCCCGAGGGCCGCGCCATTCTCGGCGGCCAGCGTTCGCTCGCCGATCTTGCCGACCGTGCACTCAGCCCCGGCTTCGATCCGCAGCCGCGCTCGGGCCGGCAGGAATATCTGGAATCCCTGGTCAACCGCTACGTCTGA
- a CDS encoding ABC transporter permease: MAMPMESPISFTNVGRIRWWQRGIFASQTGYVLLALAVLLVIMHFASPYFFTEGNMQNVAKNFSFIAIATLGVTFVIITGGIDLSVGSMMCFSAMITSMVMTELSAPGSPAGSLFVHMAADGKTVVANVPGLILLVSVLAGLGVALIAGLVNGFCIAVLGLSPFVTTLGMLSIVRGLGYVVSNGRGSFPGGPDADYFYALTSGNMFGLPAPFIYLVILALAMALALHHTAFGRHVFALGGNEKAAELTGIPVVRVKIEVYVICALAAGLQGIIISGWLGSAPANMATSYELNVIAAAVIGGANLAGGIGGPLGAIVGCVLLEVIRNGLVLAQVSSYWQQTLVGVIIILAVLVDRIRSRMT, translated from the coding sequence ATGGCCATGCCCATGGAATCCCCGATAAGCTTCACCAATGTCGGCCGGATCAGATGGTGGCAGCGCGGCATCTTCGCCTCCCAGACCGGCTATGTCCTGCTGGCGCTGGCCGTGCTGCTGGTGATCATGCATTTCGCCAGCCCGTACTTCTTCACCGAAGGCAACATGCAGAACGTGGCGAAGAATTTCTCCTTCATCGCCATCGCCACGCTCGGCGTCACCTTCGTGATCATCACCGGCGGTATCGATCTTTCGGTGGGATCGATGATGTGCTTCTCCGCCATGATCACCTCCATGGTGATGACCGAGCTGTCGGCGCCCGGCTCGCCCGCGGGCTCGCTTTTCGTGCACATGGCGGCGGACGGCAAGACTGTTGTTGCCAACGTGCCTGGGCTGATCCTGCTGGTCTCTGTTCTCGCCGGCCTCGGCGTTGCGCTGATCGCCGGCCTCGTCAACGGCTTCTGCATCGCCGTGCTCGGCCTGTCGCCCTTCGTCACCACGCTCGGCATGCTCTCGATCGTGCGCGGGCTCGGCTATGTCGTCTCCAACGGCCGCGGCAGTTTTCCCGGCGGGCCGGACGCCGATTACTTCTATGCGCTGACCTCGGGCAACATGTTCGGCCTGCCCGCGCCTTTCATCTATCTCGTGATCCTCGCCCTGGCGATGGCCCTGGCGCTGCACCACACCGCGTTCGGCCGCCACGTCTTCGCGCTCGGCGGCAACGAGAAGGCGGCCGAGCTCACCGGCATTCCCGTGGTGCGCGTCAAGATCGAGGTCTACGTCATCTGCGCGCTCGCCGCAGGCTTGCAGGGCATCATCATCTCCGGCTGGCTCGGATCGGCCCCGGCCAACATGGCGACGTCCTACGAGCTCAACGTGATCGCGGCCGCCGTGATCGGCGGCGCCAACCTCGCCGGCGGTATCGGCGGCCCGCTCGGGGCCATCGTCGGTTGCGTGTTGCTGGAGGTGATCCGCAACGGCCTCGTGCTGGCGCAGGTCAGCTCCTACTGGCAGCAGACGCTGGTCGGCGTGATCATCATCCTGGCCGTGCTGGTCGATCGCATCCGCTCGCGGATGACCTGA
- a CDS encoding ATP-binding cassette domain-containing protein, whose translation MAHADATPVLELSGIGKEFGAIRALHDVDMQVFPGEVVGLMGDNGAGKSTLVKIIAGNFRPSHGEMHFAGNAVHFNRPVDARAVGIEVVYQDLALADNLTAAANVFLGRELKRRFGPLALLDHKAMAARALALFGELRSETRPDDLVKQMSGGQRQAVAIARTRLSNARLVMMDEPTAAISVRQVEQVLGLIHRLKEQGVAVMLISHRMPDVFAVCDRVVVMRRGEKRADKPIHQTSPEEITALITGAKEAA comes from the coding sequence ATGGCACATGCTGACGCGACCCCGGTCCTCGAGCTCTCCGGCATCGGCAAGGAGTTCGGCGCGATCCGCGCGCTGCACGACGTCGACATGCAGGTCTTCCCGGGGGAAGTCGTCGGCCTGATGGGCGACAACGGCGCCGGCAAGTCGACGCTGGTCAAGATTATCGCCGGTAATTTCCGTCCGAGCCATGGCGAGATGCACTTTGCCGGCAATGCCGTCCATTTCAACCGTCCGGTCGACGCCCGCGCCGTCGGCATCGAGGTTGTCTACCAGGACCTCGCACTCGCGGACAATCTGACGGCCGCGGCCAACGTCTTCCTCGGGCGCGAGCTGAAGCGCAGGTTTGGTCCGCTCGCCTTGCTCGACCACAAGGCGATGGCGGCGCGCGCGCTGGCGCTGTTCGGCGAGCTGCGCTCGGAGACGCGGCCCGACGATCTCGTCAAGCAGATGTCCGGCGGCCAGCGCCAGGCGGTCGCGATCGCGCGTACCAGGCTCTCCAATGCGCGGCTGGTGATGATGGACGAGCCGACCGCCGCGATATCGGTGCGCCAGGTCGAGCAGGTGCTCGGCCTGATCCACCGGCTGAAGGAGCAGGGCGTCGCCGTCATGCTGATCTCGCACCGTATGCCCGACGTCTTCGCCGTGTGCGACCGCGTCGTCGTCATGCGCCGCGGCGAGAAGCGCGCCGACAAGCCGATCCACCAGACCTCGCCTGAGGAGATCACCGCCCTCATCACCGGCGCGAAGGAGGCGGCGTGA
- a CDS encoding nuclear transport factor 2 family protein: MTNHTAIALCYIDLWNERTTSRRRELLSETWTADASYVDPLMKGDGRDGIDALIAGVQQRFPDFTFKLIGEPNGYGDHVRFSWGLGPDGVDSPIKGTDFAVLKDGRIRSVTGFLDQVPAGA, from the coding sequence ATGACCAACCACACCGCCATCGCCCTTTGCTATATCGATCTCTGGAACGAGCGCACGACGAGTCGCCGCCGCGAGCTGCTGAGCGAAACCTGGACGGCAGATGCAAGCTATGTCGATCCGCTGATGAAGGGTGACGGCCGGGATGGCATCGACGCGCTGATCGCGGGCGTGCAGCAGCGCTTTCCCGATTTCACATTCAAGCTGATCGGCGAGCCCAACGGCTACGGCGACCATGTGCGATTCTCGTGGGGACTTGGTCCCGACGGCGTCGACAGCCCGATCAAGGGGACGGATTTCGCCGTGCTGAAGGATGGGCGGATCAGGAGCGTGACGGGGTTTTTGGATCAGGTGCCCGCGGGGGCGTGA
- a CDS encoding amidohydrolase family protein — MIIDGHQHFWDPARADYPWMEADELTPIRRAFGPADLAPLLKANGIDASILVQCRSALEETEEFLRIADATPSVIGVVGWADLTDAALGETLDRLRASPGGDKLVGIRHQVHDEADPDWLLREDVQRGLTAVFARDLTYDLLVRTRELPSAVATAQAFPQARFVLDHAAKPPIADGGSEEWTDRITALATCGNVWCKISGLATEAVWNDWDAERLFPFVEHAAKCFGEDRLIFGSDWPVCLLAGSYGEIKGALEACLARLGPGVREKAFGANAKAAYRLAVS; from the coding sequence ATGATCATCGACGGCCATCAACACTTTTGGGACCCGGCGCGCGCAGACTATCCCTGGATGGAGGCGGATGAGCTCACGCCGATCCGCCGCGCCTTTGGTCCTGCCGATCTCGCGCCCTTGTTGAAAGCCAACGGCATCGACGCCAGCATCCTAGTGCAATGCCGCTCCGCGCTGGAGGAGACCGAGGAATTCTTGCGGATCGCAGATGCGACGCCGTCGGTGATCGGCGTCGTCGGCTGGGCTGATCTGACCGACGCTGCGCTTGGCGAAACCCTGGACCGGCTGCGCGCCTCACCCGGCGGCGACAAATTGGTCGGCATCCGCCATCAGGTCCATGACGAGGCCGATCCCGACTGGCTGCTGCGCGAGGACGTTCAGCGCGGCCTCACCGCCGTGTTCGCCCGCGATCTCACCTATGACTTGCTGGTTCGCACCCGCGAGCTGCCCTCGGCCGTCGCAACCGCGCAGGCCTTTCCGCAAGCACGTTTCGTGCTCGATCACGCCGCCAAGCCGCCGATCGCCGACGGCGGCAGCGAGGAATGGACCGATCGCATCACAGCGCTCGCCACCTGCGGCAATGTCTGGTGCAAGATTTCAGGGCTCGCAACGGAAGCGGTTTGGAACGACTGGGATGCGGAGCGTCTGTTTCCGTTCGTCGAACATGCCGCGAAATGCTTTGGCGAGGATCGCCTGATCTTTGGCTCCGACTGGCCGGTGTGCCTGCTTGCGGGCAGCTACGGCGAGATCAAGGGCGCGCTCGAGGCGTGTCTGGCAAGGCTTGGACCGGGCGTGCGAGAGAAGGCATTCGGCGCGAATGCGAAGGCGGCGTATCGGTTGGCAGTGAGCTGA
- a CDS encoding alpha/beta hydrolase family esterase, producing the protein MPRWMQIGALVAALTAASAASADTIDVSGVKRSYTAQLPAKKPAPLVIVLHGKTQRGADMITRTAWPQIAKREGLAVVFPDGLNNAWADARTKAGPALRGPPAGTDDVAFIAKLVEKLVADGTADANRVYVTGISNGGAMAMTLVCARADLFAAAASVIMNLNDEAAVTCHPSRPLPMLLMNGTADPLVPYEGGRGSSYFAAEGFWSTDETLAFWRKLNGCETDEVTETELPDRNPADQSTVTRISSRCPAGHEVVLYRVNGGGHRMPGFAPDARFPKVAAKLLGPQNGDIDGAETIWTFFGQSH; encoded by the coding sequence ATGCCGCGGTGGATGCAGATCGGGGCGCTGGTTGCGGCATTGACCGCCGCCTCCGCCGCATCCGCCGATACGATCGACGTCAGCGGCGTGAAGCGCTCCTACACCGCGCAGCTGCCGGCGAAGAAGCCGGCGCCGCTGGTGATCGTGCTGCATGGCAAGACCCAGCGTGGCGCCGACATGATCACGCGGACGGCGTGGCCGCAAATCGCCAAGCGCGAGGGTCTAGCCGTGGTCTTTCCGGACGGACTCAACAATGCCTGGGCGGACGCGCGGACGAAGGCAGGCCCAGCCCTGCGCGGACCACCGGCGGGCACCGACGACGTCGCCTTCATCGCTAAGCTCGTCGAGAAGCTGGTGGCCGACGGCACGGCGGATGCGAACCGCGTCTACGTCACGGGCATCTCTAACGGCGGCGCCATGGCGATGACGCTGGTTTGTGCGCGGGCCGATCTGTTTGCGGCAGCCGCGAGCGTAATCATGAACCTCAACGATGAAGCCGCCGTGACCTGCCATCCATCGCGGCCGCTGCCGATGCTGCTCATGAACGGCACGGCCGACCCGCTGGTGCCCTATGAGGGCGGGCGAGGATCGAGCTATTTTGCCGCAGAGGGATTTTGGTCGACGGACGAGACGCTGGCATTCTGGCGGAAGCTCAATGGCTGCGAGACGGACGAGGTGACCGAGACCGAGCTGCCCGACAGGAATCCCGCGGACCAATCCACGGTGACGCGGATCTCCTCACGCTGTCCGGCGGGACACGAGGTCGTGCTCTATCGCGTCAATGGCGGCGGCCACCGCATGCCGGGATTTGCGCCGGACGCGCGTTTTCCGAAAGTCGCGGCCAAGCTGCTCGGCCCGCAGAACGGCGACATCGACGGCGCCGAGACAATCTGGACATTCTTCGGCCAGTCTCATTGA
- a CDS encoding FAD-binding dehydrogenase, with translation MAEETDVIVVGAGLSGLVAATEIADAGKRVIVVDQEGEQSLGGQAFWSFGGLFLVDSPEQRRLGIKDSYELALQDWIGTAGFDRDEDFWPRQWAEAYVAFAAGEKRGWLRAMGHRIFPVVGWAERGGYDAMGHGNSVPRFHVTWGTGPGIVEPFARRAREAARSGRLTFKFRHRVDALSITNGTVDGVSGAILAPDNVERGKSSSRNVVGEFALKAQAVIVASGGIGGNHELVRQNWPKRLGDPPKFMISGVPEHVDGRMIGITEKAGARLINRDRMWHYVEGIQNWSPIWPRHGIRILPGPSSMWFDATGTRLPAPLFPGSDTLGQLKYIMSTGYDHSWFILTQSIIKKEFALSGSEQNPDLTGKSWRMTLRRATNKGAPAPVEAFKSHGVDFIVRDKLDELVAAMNQLAGSDLLKLEHIRMQIEARDREIANPYVKDAQVMNIHNARRYIGDKLIRTASPHKILDPAHGPLIAVKLNILTRKTLGGFETDLDSRVFGEEGSVIPGLYAVGEAAGFGGGGVHGYRSLEGTFLGGCLFSGRNAGRAAAKAVG, from the coding sequence ATGGCGGAAGAGACTGACGTCATCGTCGTCGGCGCGGGGCTGTCGGGCCTGGTGGCCGCAACCGAGATCGCCGACGCGGGCAAGCGCGTGATCGTGGTCGACCAGGAAGGCGAGCAGTCGCTCGGCGGCCAGGCGTTCTGGTCGTTCGGCGGGTTGTTCCTGGTCGATTCGCCGGAGCAGCGCCGGCTCGGCATCAAGGACTCCTACGAGCTCGCGCTCCAGGACTGGATCGGCACCGCCGGCTTCGACCGCGACGAGGATTTCTGGCCGCGGCAATGGGCCGAGGCCTATGTGGCGTTCGCGGCCGGCGAGAAGCGCGGCTGGTTGCGCGCGATGGGCCATCGCATCTTTCCCGTGGTGGGCTGGGCCGAGCGCGGCGGCTATGACGCCATGGGCCACGGCAATTCGGTACCGCGCTTCCACGTCACCTGGGGCACCGGGCCCGGCATCGTCGAGCCGTTCGCGCGCCGCGCCCGCGAAGCCGCCCGAAGCGGCCGTCTCACCTTCAAGTTCCGCCACCGCGTCGATGCGCTCTCCATCACCAATGGCACGGTCGATGGTGTCAGCGGCGCCATTCTCGCCCCCGACAATGTCGAGCGCGGCAAGAGCTCGTCGCGCAATGTGGTCGGCGAGTTCGCGCTGAAGGCGCAGGCGGTGATCGTCGCCTCCGGCGGCATCGGCGGCAATCATGAGCTGGTGCGGCAGAACTGGCCGAAGCGGCTCGGTGATCCCCCGAAATTCATGATCTCGGGCGTGCCCGAGCATGTCGACGGCCGCATGATCGGCATCACGGAGAAGGCGGGCGCACGGCTGATCAACCGCGACCGCATGTGGCATTACGTCGAGGGCATCCAGAACTGGTCGCCAATCTGGCCGCGTCACGGCATCCGCATCCTGCCCGGCCCGTCCTCGATGTGGTTCGACGCGACGGGCACGCGGCTGCCGGCGCCGCTATTCCCCGGCTCCGACACGCTCGGCCAGCTCAAATACATCATGTCGACCGGCTATGATCATTCCTGGTTCATCCTGACGCAAAGCATCATCAAGAAGGAGTTCGCGCTGTCGGGCTCGGAGCAGAACCCCGACCTCACCGGCAAGAGCTGGCGGATGACGCTGCGCCGTGCCACCAACAAGGGCGCGCCGGCGCCAGTCGAAGCGTTCAAAAGCCATGGTGTCGACTTCATCGTGCGCGACAAGCTCGATGAGCTCGTTGCGGCCATGAACCAACTCGCCGGCAGCGACTTGTTGAAGCTCGAGCACATCAGGATGCAGATCGAAGCGCGCGACCGCGAGATCGCTAACCCCTATGTCAAGGACGCGCAGGTGATGAACATCCACAATGCGCGCCGTTATATCGGCGACAAGCTGATCCGCACCGCCTCCCCGCACAAAATCCTCGATCCCGCGCACGGGCCGCTGATCGCGGTGAAGCTCAACATCCTCACCCGCAAGACGCTGGGCGGTTTCGAGACCGATCTCGACTCCCGCGTGTTCGGCGAGGAAGGCAGCGTCATTCCCGGCCTCTATGCCGTGGGCGAAGCTGCCGGCTTCGGCGGCGGCGGCGTGCACGGCTACCGCTCGCTGGAAGGCACCTTCCTTGGCGGCTGCCTGTTCTCGGGCCGTAATGCCGGCCGCGCGGCGGCGAAAGCCGTGGGCTAG
- the xylB gene encoding xylulokinase: MYLGLDIGTSGVKAVLVSDAGATIARSARELALSHPAPLWSEQDPDSWVDAATAAVDNLAARHPHEVARVRGIGLSGQMHGATLLGEDGRPLRPAILWNDGRSQAECAALERRCPSLHAIAGNLAMAGFTAPKLLWVARHEPRIFERVAKVLLPKAYVRYRLTGEMVEDMSDAAGTLWLDVGLRRWSALLLHATGLDLHHMPRLVEGSAASAVLAPDYAQRWGMTKDVVVAGGAGDNAASAIGLGAISPGDAFLSLGTSGVVFRATDRFAPAPETTVHAFCHALPGLWHQMGVMLSATASLTWLAGLMETPAAVLLVPLGKRVDGPSPVSFLPYLDGERTPHNDAGASGAFVGLRGATSRSQIVQAVLEGVAFAARDNLAALGAAGGAITELDLVGGGSRSQLWAQICADALGIPVHRVEDGKVGAALGAARLGRLAATGEDPAEVCTRPRRFASFTPRPSVTAAYDEAYRRWRALYPALKELA, translated from the coding sequence ATGTATCTCGGACTGGACATCGGCACGTCCGGTGTGAAGGCAGTGCTTGTCAGCGACGCCGGCGCGACTATCGCGAGGAGCGCGCGCGAGCTTGCGCTGTCGCATCCCGCGCCGCTGTGGTCCGAGCAGGATCCCGATTCCTGGGTCGATGCCGCCACCGCTGCGGTCGACAATCTCGCCGCCCGCCATCCGCACGAGGTCGCGCGGGTCCGCGGCATCGGGCTGTCGGGCCAGATGCATGGTGCGACGCTGCTCGGGGAGGATGGCCGGCCGCTGCGCCCGGCCATTCTCTGGAACGACGGCCGCTCGCAGGCCGAATGCGCCGCGCTGGAGCGGCGCTGCCCGTCGCTGCACGCGATCGCGGGTAATCTGGCCATGGCCGGCTTCACCGCGCCAAAGCTGCTCTGGGTCGCGCGGCATGAGCCGAGGATCTTTGAGCGTGTCGCAAAGGTGCTGCTGCCCAAAGCCTATGTCCGCTATCGCCTCACCGGCGAGATGGTCGAGGATATGTCCGACGCAGCCGGCACGCTGTGGTTGGACGTCGGCCTGCGCCGTTGGTCGGCCCTGCTGCTGCACGCCACCGGGCTCGATCTGCACCATATGCCGCGCCTCGTCGAGGGCAGCGCGGCGAGCGCGGTGCTTGCGCCTGACTATGCGCAGCGCTGGGGAATGACAAAAGACGTCGTGGTCGCCGGTGGCGCCGGCGACAATGCCGCGAGCGCGATCGGGCTTGGCGCGATCTCACCGGGCGATGCCTTCCTGTCGCTGGGCACGTCGGGCGTGGTGTTCCGCGCCACCGACCGCTTCGCGCCGGCGCCTGAAACGACTGTGCATGCGTTCTGTCACGCGCTGCCCGGCCTCTGGCACCAGATGGGCGTGATGCTCTCGGCGACGGCGTCTCTGACTTGGCTGGCCGGCCTCATGGAGACGCCGGCTGCAGTGCTGTTGGTCCCACTGGGTAAGCGCGTCGACGGGCCGAGCCCCGTCTCGTTCTTGCCGTACCTCGACGGCGAGCGCACGCCGCACAACGATGCCGGCGCCAGCGGCGCCTTCGTCGGCCTGCGCGGCGCGACCTCGCGCAGCCAGATCGTCCAGGCCGTGCTCGAAGGCGTCGCCTTTGCCGCGCGCGACAATCTGGCGGCGCTGGGCGCGGCCGGTGGGGCGATCACTGAGCTCGATCTCGTCGGCGGCGGCTCGCGCTCGCAATTGTGGGCGCAAATCTGCGCCGACGCGCTCGGCATCCCCGTCCACCGCGTCGAGGATGGCAAGGTCGGAGCGGCGCTCGGCGCCGCGCGTCTCGGCCGGCTCGCCGCAACAGGCGAGGATCCCGCGGAGGTCTGCACCCGTCCGCGGCGGTTCGCGAGTTTCACGCCTCGCCCGTCCGTCACCGCAGCCTATGACGAGGCCTATCGTCGCTGGCGCGCGCTTTATCCTGCATTGAAGGAGCTAGCTTAA
- a CDS encoding aldo/keto reductase → MKRSRLGSLDVTSIGLGSAPLGGLFSPVSDADAQATMERAWSAGIRFFDTAPLYGFGLAERRLGAFLRQQPRDSYVISTKVGRLLRAPEGAAAEDEHYKGTPRERPVFDFSHDGVMRSVEESLARLGLDRVDVLLVHDPDDHFDDAVNGAFRALQRLRSEGTVKAIGAGMNQSEMPVRFAEAVPVDCFLLAGRYTLLDQGALDALFPLCTAKGIGILLGGIYNSGILANPNTSAKFNYQDADAALVARARELDALCREHGTELKAAAFQFCMTHPAVTVAVMGARNEAEVADNMAMSERAVPPAFWRELRAKNLVDARAPLPGGA, encoded by the coding sequence ATGAAACGGTCGCGGCTTGGCTCTCTCGACGTCACCTCAATCGGCCTCGGTTCCGCTCCGCTCGGCGGATTGTTCAGCCCAGTCAGCGATGCCGACGCGCAAGCGACGATGGAACGTGCATGGTCGGCTGGAATCCGCTTCTTCGACACCGCGCCGCTTTACGGTTTTGGCCTCGCCGAGCGGCGGCTCGGCGCCTTCCTGCGCCAGCAGCCGCGCGACTCCTACGTCATCTCGACCAAGGTCGGGCGCCTGTTGCGCGCGCCCGAGGGCGCAGCTGCCGAGGACGAGCACTACAAAGGAACGCCGCGCGAGCGGCCGGTGTTCGATTTCAGCCATGACGGCGTGATGCGCTCGGTCGAAGAGAGCCTCGCAAGGCTCGGGCTCGACCGCGTCGACGTTCTGCTCGTGCATGATCCCGACGACCACTTCGACGACGCCGTCAACGGTGCGTTCCGCGCGCTGCAGCGGCTGCGCAGCGAGGGCACGGTCAAGGCGATCGGTGCCGGCATGAACCAGTCGGAGATGCCAGTTCGTTTTGCCGAGGCCGTACCGGTTGATTGCTTCCTACTGGCCGGCCGCTACACGCTGCTCGATCAGGGCGCGCTGGATGCGCTGTTTCCTCTCTGCACGGCGAAAGGCATCGGCATCCTGCTCGGTGGCATCTACAACAGCGGCATTCTGGCCAATCCAAACACCAGCGCCAAGTTCAACTATCAGGACGCGGATGCGGCACTTGTCGCGCGGGCGCGCGAGCTCGACGCGCTCTGCCGCGAGCACGGCACGGAGCTGAAGGCCGCCGCGTTCCAGTTCTGCATGACTCACCCGGCCGTGACGGTCGCGGTGATGGGCGCACGCAATGAAGCGGAAGTTGCCGACAACATGGCGATGTCGGAGCGCGCGGTGCCGCCGGCGTTCTGGCGGGAACTGCGCGCGAAAAATCTTGTCGATGCCCGCGCGCCGCTGCCGGGCGGGGCGTGA
- a CDS encoding RidA family protein, with the protein MSIQRFETGPRMSQVVVHGNTVYLAGVVANKAAGESVTKQTQDILATIDGHLAKAGTDKSKLLSATIYITDMKTFGEMNAVWDAWVSPGNTPARATVEAKLAAPQYTVEIMVTAAK; encoded by the coding sequence ATGAGCATTCAGCGTTTTGAAACCGGCCCGCGCATGAGCCAGGTCGTCGTGCACGGCAACACCGTCTATCTCGCCGGTGTCGTCGCCAACAAGGCCGCCGGCGAAAGCGTGACGAAGCAGACCCAGGACATCCTGGCGACCATCGACGGTCACCTCGCCAAGGCCGGCACCGACAAATCGAAGCTGCTCTCGGCCACGATCTACATCACCGACATGAAGACCTTCGGGGAGATGAACGCGGTGTGGGACGCCTGGGTCTCGCCCGGCAACACCCCGGCCCGCGCCACCGTCGAAGCCAAGCTGGCGGCGCCGCAATACACCGTCGAGATCATGGTGACCGCGGCGAAGTAA
- a CDS encoding sugar-binding protein encodes MRKLLLAGIAVAMMATPAFAANYRFVIVPKAMNNPFFDFARDGCLKRAKELGNIECIYKGPVEHEPATQAQIIQDFVTQKVDGLAISVADVAAMTKSIEAATAAGIPVITFDADAPGSKRIAYIGTNNKEFGTALGKQLLKMRPDGGKYAMVSGGPGAKNLAERVDGVREALKGSKWTEVAGSPTFCNDDPALAVQQMTDMRTATPDLAAIVPIGGWPMFAPEGFKAFASRNRKDIDSGKFTLVVADTLKMQLELLRDGYANALVGQRPFEMGEKAMDTLLAIKKGEKVPEIVYTGLDLVTKDNVAQMLK; translated from the coding sequence ATGAGGAAACTTCTTCTTGCCGGCATCGCGGTTGCGATGATGGCCACGCCGGCGTTCGCCGCGAATTACCGCTTCGTCATCGTGCCCAAGGCGATGAACAATCCGTTCTTCGACTTCGCGCGCGACGGCTGCTTGAAGCGGGCCAAGGAGCTCGGCAATATCGAGTGCATCTACAAGGGGCCGGTGGAGCACGAGCCGGCGACGCAGGCGCAGATCATCCAGGACTTCGTCACCCAGAAGGTCGACGGCCTCGCCATCTCGGTCGCCGACGTCGCGGCCATGACCAAGTCGATCGAGGCGGCGACCGCCGCCGGCATTCCCGTCATCACCTTCGATGCCGATGCACCGGGCTCCAAGCGCATTGCCTATATCGGCACCAACAACAAGGAGTTCGGCACGGCGCTCGGAAAGCAGCTCCTGAAGATGCGGCCCGACGGCGGCAAATACGCGATGGTCTCGGGCGGACCGGGCGCCAAGAACCTCGCCGAGCGCGTCGATGGCGTGCGCGAGGCGCTGAAGGGCTCGAAATGGACCGAGGTCGCGGGCTCGCCGACCTTCTGCAACGACGATCCCGCGCTGGCGGTGCAGCAGATGACGGATATGCGCACGGCCACGCCCGACCTTGCCGCCATCGTTCCGATCGGTGGCTGGCCGATGTTCGCCCCCGAAGGTTTCAAGGCCTTCGCCTCCCGGAACAGGAAGGACATCGATTCCGGCAAGTTCACGCTTGTGGTCGCCGATACCCTGAAGATGCAGCTCGAGCTGCTGCGCGACGGCTATGCCAATGCGCTGGTCGGGCAACGTCCGTTCGAAATGGGCGAGAAGGCGATGGACACGCTGCTCGCTATCAAGAAGGGCGAGAAGGTGCCGGAGATCGTCTACACCGGCCTCGATCTCGTGACCAAAGACAACGTCGCGCAGATGTTGAAGTAG